The stretch of DNA GAAAAACATCCCGGTGGCCATGTTGACCGCCGATACTGATAGCCTTGATATGCGACGGGCTGCCCTTCTCGGTGCGAACGATTATATTATCAAACCTGTCAGCCCAACCCAGTTGGCCACGCGACTCAACCGACTACTGAGGGGTTCACACACAAGACAGAACCGGGTCGCATAGGGCATGCCCCGCGATCCCGCAACTGAGGAGTCCTCCCATGGAAACCACCACGCCCCATAAGCCTATGGTCCTGATGGTCGAAGACGAAGAAGATACGGCGAGCTTGCTGAAGTTTCTACTGGAGCGGGCAAGTTACCGCGTCGTCCACGCGAAGGACGGACGCAGCGCCCAGGAATTGGTCGACACGATGGAGCAGCCGGACATCATCTTGCTGGACGTGATGCTTCCGTTTCTGAGCGGACTGCAAGTCCTCACGTACATCCGCAGCAAGGCCGCATGGGAAAAGGTGCCGATCGTGATGTTGACCGCCGACGGCAGTGAACACGACATCAAACGAGCACTTGAGAGCGGGGCCAACGATTATATGCTCAAGCCGTTTAACCCTCGTGAGCTCACCAGTCGGCTGAAGCGTTTCCTGGGCCCATCGGCGTAGGCCATTTCGAAGAGGACGCCCGCGTGCTTGCCCTCGACCATGCTGATGCAGCACTCAAAGTGGGTACCCTGACCGCGCTCGGCATCTATTCCGCCGTCATCCTCCTCTTGCTGAGCATCCTGCTGCTACGCGTGCTTCGTCTCGCCAAAGAACGGCGCCGCCAGGCCGTCACCGAGACCTGGAGGCCACTGCTTGCTCAATGCGTTGTCGAAGTACCTGAGACGGTGCCGCCGCTGAAACCTCGCGACCATATTGTCTTTCTCTATCTGTGGAATCACTGTTATGAATCCATTCAAGGTGAGGCACGCGCGCAATTGATTGAGCTGGCCCGGCGGATGGACACCGACCAGGTCGCCAAGCAGCTCCTGCACAACAGGCGACTGCGCCGGCGGCTGCTGGCGATCGTCACCCTGGGCCATCTACAAGAACGATCCGCCTGGGACGAGCTGGCCGTCATCTTGGAGTCTGACAACGCGTTTCTCTCTCTCGTCACGGCCAAGGCCCTACTCAATATCGATGCGCAAGCGGCCATCCCCCTGCTGATTCCTGTGATCAGCCGACGGCACGACTGGTCCCCACTCAAAGTCGTTGCCATGTTCGACGCCGTAGACCCGGGTCTTGCCGCGGAAACCATTGCCATAGCCGCAAGTCAGGCCCATCCGCAAATCGCCGCCCGCTTGATACGCCACCTCGCCGCGACTCAGAGTCCACAGGGACTGCCCCCCCTCCGGGCACTCCTACAACGAGGCACGCCACCGGACGATATACTGGCCGCGTGCCTGTTTCTCTTCGGAGAATGTAGTGACCCGCGGGATGTCGCGACCATTCGTGCGCACATCTTTCATCCAACCTGGTATGTGCGTCTTCAAGCGGCCTCGGCGCTCGGCAAGGTCGGTGTCGAGGAAGATGAAGCGCTTCTGATCAAACTGCTGGATGACGAACACTGGTGGGTACGCTATCGGGCGGCTGAAGCCCTCTCCAAACTGCCCTGGATGACGCCGGAGAAACTGACGGAATTGTGTAGCGGCCTCTCGACGGTTGAGTCACACGAACATATGCTTCCCTTCATGGCCCAAACGAACGTGGGAAAAACCCGCCCGATCCCCCCCTCTTCCCAAGAACCCCGAGCCGCCTAAGTCCACCTACACGATCCCTTGGTTCTCCGGCGAGTCCGCCGCACACCGATCTGCTCGCTGTCGACCACTGGTATCGTGGGGGCCGGTGAGTCCTGGAACGCGTGAAGAGCCCTGCGCTGAGATCTCGATGCGTTGATCAGGGTTCGATCTCGGCAGGACTCAGCTCCGGATCACGAGCAGAACAATCACCACGGCGACGGCTGTGAGGCAGGCACGTGCCGACGGTTCCATCGATTACCAGTGATAGATCAGATTGAGACTGCCTCCGCGACGGACATAGAGGAATCCCCGGTCCTCGTAATAGCCGGAGACTTCCGCCGAGAAGCGTTCCGTGAGAGGAAACGTCGCGCCGGCCTGAATGGTGCGGCTCCCCACTCGAGTAAAATCTTGTGCGGCCACAATTCGTTCCCCGGATGTCCCAAACGAGCCGGACGCGAACAACTGCACGCGATCAGTCGGTCGCCAGGTGAGCTGTGAAGCGAGGGTGATGGCGCCGGTGTTCGGAATAAAATAGACCTTCTCGGTCAACCATAGATTGAACGGCAGGAAAATCGTCAGGCCCGGCATCAACAGATCGATATCATCCTGTTTGTAATTGAGGCGGCGATATCCGAAGGACAGTTCGATCGGCGCGAGCGACGCATGCAATCCCCCCAGCCCTTGCGCCACCTCGCCGACCACTGAATAGTTGGGCGAGAAGTTCGGATTGATCGTCCCTTGCGCCGCAATGTAGCCCCAGGCTCTCTGCCACAGCGGACTGTACAGCTCCGCAGACACCGGCGTGTCGTGGAACCCGAACCGGTTCATCGGTTCCACTCGAAGCACCACGGTCTGGTTGCCCCAGGGTTTGGCGATCTCAAACAGAACATCACGCTCGTCCGGTTGATTCTTCGTATAGGAATAGTGGCTGTACCCGATCTTGGCGTAGTCCCGATATGGAAGGCGCAACCCGGTCAGACCTTGCCCCACTGCCGCCCGGGGCGACACCAGCAGTTCGGACTTCACGGCGCGCAGTTGTTGCTCAATGGCCGGATCGTGGGTCTCCGCAAGTAAGGCCTCGTAGCGGTTCAGGGCTTCCGAACGATGTCCCCGCCAATGGGCCACCTCCGCCAACCCTCGCCGGGCCTCCACACGCGTCGCGTCAGCCTGCAGCACCTCCTCATACAGCCCATGAGCCTCGTCGAACTGTTTCTGCCAGGAGAGCACTTGCGCAAGTGCGAGACGAATATCCTGATCCTCAGGATGATCCGCCAAGACGTCCCTGTACAACGTCGCCGCTTCAGCATGGGATCCCTGCCACGAGAGCACTCGCGCCAAGGCGCTACGCACTTCGTCGTTGTCTGGATGCTGCTGGAGCACTTCGCGATAGACCGTCTCGGCCTCTCGATACTGTTTGGCGATCTCAAACCTTGTTGCCCGCTCCATTGCGCTGCTGATGGCGTGCGCGTCGGTGTCCCGCGCAGCAACGGTCGCCTCCGCTTCAGCCGGATGAGCCGGCTTCGCGTCGGCCAGTAATTCGATCTTCAGGGCTTTCAGCTGCGCTTCAATCTCGGGATCGTGAGTCTCGGCGAAGAGTGCCTCGTAACGTTCCACCGCCTCCGAGCGATGACCCTGCCAATGAGCCACCTCCGCCAGCCCTCGCCGGGCCTCCATCTGCGTCGGGTCCGCCTGCAATACCTGGCCATACAACACCCGGGCTTCCGCAAACTCCTGTTGCCAAGCAAGTATTTGCGCCAAGGCGATCCGAACATCCTGATCGTCCGGATGACGAACCAGCACCTCTCGGTACAGCCCCGTGGCTTCCGCATGTGCGCCTTGCCTGGACAACGTCCTCGCCAGGGAGGCGCGGAGCTCGTCGTTCTCCGGAGCCCGTTGCAACTCCTCGCGATACACCACTGCGGCCTCCGTGTACTGCCGCATCAATTCTAATCGCCGCCCCCGCTCCATCGCCGCGACCTGATCCGACGAGGACACAGACGACGGCGTAGTGGGTCCTGCGACAGTCGGTGCCATAGAGTCCGCTTTCAACGTACGCAGCCGCGCCGCCACCTCTGCATCGCCGGTTGCCGCCACCACGCGCTCATAATACGACATGGCCTGATCCGGATGGCCGCCCCACAACAAGACATCGCCGAGTCCGGTCAACGCCTCCGGATGGTTCGGCTCTTCTTGGAGGATTCGTTCATACTCTTGGCGAGCCTCATCAAGGTGCTTATGCCAAGAGAGCACACGAGCGAGGCCAACCCGACTCTCGTGGTCGAGGGGATGGCGGGTCAAGACGTCGCGGTACAAGGCCGCAGCCTCATCCCAGTGTCCCTGCCAAGAAAGCAATCTGGCCACCTTCGCGCGCACCTCGTCGTTCTCCGGTCGTGCAACGAGATACTGACGGTAGGCCGCAACAGCCTCCCCATACTGCTGCTGGACCTCCAAGGCCGTGGCCCTCTCCAACACCTGTCGCGGAGACGAGTCCGCAGGCTGTGCGGAGAGCGTGGAAGACCACGCCCACAAGGACGCCGTGGCGAGCAGGCTCACCAGGAAAACGTTCCCGACGGAACGGCGCCGACTGATTTGTTTTCTGATGTCCCGCATCCGTGTCGACCCTGCTGACCGATCTGCTCAACCCTATTGAGGGAGGGCTCTGAATCCGTCGAGATCGTGAATAAGGACTCCTGCAAAACTGCGAGACGAGGTGGTATCCAGCATGCCTTGTACGACCAGAGACACGTCGGCCCGCGATCGACCCGCAAAACTCAGCCGCTCCGAGTTGACCGTGTATCGATGGTGAATGCGAAAGCCCTCCTGCTGAGTCGCCACACTCTGCTGCGCAGGCTTCGGCACCCACTGAAGGAGTCGCCGGTCACGGTCCAAAACCGCCTCTATCCGAGCAGGGTCCGTTTCACGCCGTAAGACGACATGCCGTTCTACCGGTAGCGTCGTCGTCTCAACGGCCAACCACACTGGTATCTCCATCACGGCGCCATATCGAAGGATGTCATCAGCGATGTCCTGCACGTCATCGAGATTGGTGCGATAACTCATCACCGCGACTTCGTCGGCTCGGTCCATCACTGCATAGGCGAGGGGTCGCCCGCCGATCGTCGGACCGGCCAACCAAAAAGGCAGCACGATCGACAGCCTGGTACGTCCGTCGATCGCACGCTTCAAGATCTCGATGGTATCGACATACCGACGAAGTTGGACCTCATCCTCAAGAAACCCGGGTAGGAGATAGGGCTCGAGATCGAGCTGCACCCCGGACAACACACCTGGCTCCGCGAGTTGAAGGACCCTCCGTATCTTATCGGCCAACATATGAGGTTCCTGAATGGCTTCAGGATATCCATCCAATGCCAACGCTTCGAGGCCACTGTGCTGCACTTGCGCCATCAAACGGACATAGCCGCGCCAAATGGCCTCGTCGTCGGATTGAGACGGCATCTGGATCAGAAGACGGGAGCAGGCTTGGATCCGGCACGTCGCCAATATGCCTTCCGGATTCTCCATCGCCGAACGATAATTCCATACCCAGAAACCAATTCCGAGAGGCTGCTTGCTCCCTGACGGCGCCCGGATCACCTCCATCCGGTCGAAGTGAATATGTGCACTCTCCGCCTCAGTGGAAACCACGATCGCCGTCACATACCGAAGGTCCAACCGGCGACCGGCCTCCTTTAAAGCAATGGTGATATCGAACGAGCCGGTCACCGTCGCCAGCGGTACGTTGTCCTCTCGCCGGTGACCGGCCTGATCATCCAGCGCCACCACTACAGAG from Nitrospira sp. encodes:
- a CDS encoding response regulator transcription factor, with amino-acid sequence METTTPHKPMVLMVEDEEDTASLLKFLLERASYRVVHAKDGRSAQELVDTMEQPDIILLDVMLPFLSGLQVLTYIRSKAAWEKVPIVMLTADGSEHDIKRALESGANDYMLKPFNPRELTSRLKRFLGPSA
- a CDS encoding HEAT repeat domain-containing protein; this encodes MLALDHADAALKVGTLTALGIYSAVILLLLSILLLRVLRLAKERRRQAVTETWRPLLAQCVVEVPETVPPLKPRDHIVFLYLWNHCYESIQGEARAQLIELARRMDTDQVAKQLLHNRRLRRRLLAIVTLGHLQERSAWDELAVILESDNAFLSLVTAKALLNIDAQAAIPLLIPVISRRHDWSPLKVVAMFDAVDPGLAAETIAIAASQAHPQIAARLIRHLAATQSPQGLPPLRALLQRGTPPDDILAACLFLFGECSDPRDVATIRAHIFHPTWYVRLQAASALGKVGVEEDEALLIKLLDDEHWWVRYRAAEALSKLPWMTPEKLTELCSGLSTVESHEHMLPFMAQTNVGKTRPIPPSSQEPRAA
- a CDS encoding tetratricopeptide repeat protein, translating into MRDIRKQISRRRSVGNVFLVSLLATASLWAWSSTLSAQPADSSPRQVLERATALEVQQQYGEAVAAYRQYLVARPENDEVRAKVARLLSWQGHWDEAAALYRDVLTRHPLDHESRVGLARVLSWHKHLDEARQEYERILQEEPNHPEALTGLGDVLLWGGHPDQAMSYYERVVAATGDAEVAARLRTLKADSMAPTVAGPTTPSSVSSSDQVAAMERGRRLELMRQYTEAAVVYREELQRAPENDELRASLARTLSRQGAHAEATGLYREVLVRHPDDQDVRIALAQILAWQQEFAEARVLYGQVLQADPTQMEARRGLAEVAHWQGHRSEAVERYEALFAETHDPEIEAQLKALKIELLADAKPAHPAEAEATVAARDTDAHAISSAMERATRFEIAKQYREAETVYREVLQQHPDNDEVRSALARVLSWQGSHAEAATLYRDVLADHPEDQDIRLALAQVLSWQKQFDEAHGLYEEVLQADATRVEARRGLAEVAHWRGHRSEALNRYEALLAETHDPAIEQQLRAVKSELLVSPRAAVGQGLTGLRLPYRDYAKIGYSHYSYTKNQPDERDVLFEIAKPWGNQTVVLRVEPMNRFGFHDTPVSAELYSPLWQRAWGYIAAQGTINPNFSPNYSVVGEVAQGLGGLHASLAPIELSFGYRRLNYKQDDIDLLMPGLTIFLPFNLWLTEKVYFIPNTGAITLASQLTWRPTDRVQLFASGSFGTSGERIVAAQDFTRVGSRTIQAGATFPLTERFSAEVSGYYEDRGFLYVRRGGSLNLIYHW